The following are encoded together in the Candidatus Aminicenantes bacterium genome:
- a CDS encoding phosphocholine cytidylyltransferase family protein, with protein MKTKHALFLAAGSGNRLLPLTKDLPKSLLLVNRKSILENALTHLAEAGVERVVIVIGHLGQLIRDCFGDSFLGMRLEYMENPIYQSTNSMYSLHLGLQEVSGPIWILEGDVVFDGQILHLPRPAEISWFVDSQALQMDGAFLQTDQHGIVQSLRIIRPPEKAQMGNFKSIGILHLSMAAVPIIQKWLSGGLANQQSNLYYDLIFADHLEERLISVVDIHGSRWFEIDTPADLKAAQELFK; from the coding sequence ATGAAAACAAAACACGCTTTGTTTTTAGCGGCGGGAAGCGGAAACAGGCTGCTCCCGCTCACCAAGGACCTGCCCAAAAGCCTGTTGCTGGTCAACAGAAAATCTATTTTGGAAAACGCCCTTACCCACCTCGCTGAAGCAGGAGTGGAAAGGGTTGTCATCGTCATCGGTCACCTGGGACAGTTAATTCGCGACTGCTTTGGTGATTCCTTTCTTGGCATGCGCTTGGAGTATATGGAAAATCCCATCTACCAATCAACCAATAGCATGTACAGTCTGCATCTGGGCCTGCAAGAAGTATCAGGGCCGATCTGGATCCTGGAAGGAGACGTGGTATTTGATGGACAAATTCTACACCTGCCCCGTCCCGCTGAAATATCGTGGTTTGTGGATTCGCAGGCGCTGCAAATGGATGGGGCCTTCCTGCAAACGGATCAGCATGGGATAGTCCAGTCCCTACGCATCATCCGTCCTCCGGAAAAAGCCCAGATGGGAAACTTTAAGTCGATCGGGATCCTTCATCTCTCCATGGCCGCCGTACCGATTATACAAAAATGGCTGTCCGGCGGATTGGCAAATCAGCAAAGCAATCTGTATTATGATTTGATCTTTGCGGATCATCTTGAGGAAAGACTGATTTCGGTGGTAGACATCCATGGTTCACGCTGGTTCGAAATTGATACTCCAGCCGATCTGAAGGCGGCGCAGGAACTCTTTAAATGA
- a CDS encoding ABC transporter permease → MNKRSAEPFDLIIEPKQSVRHFWRDLWEYRELFYFLSWRDVLVQYKQTAVGIVWSVLRPLLTMLVFTFIFGRLARLPAEGLPYPVLVFCGMLPWHFFASALTESSQSLVGNANLITKIYFPRLIIPISSLLVGLVDFLVSFVILCGLLGWHGLWPNWHWLALPLLLLLACAAALGAGLWFAAWNVKYRDFRYVIPFVVQFGLYISPVGFSSTIVPAAWRSLYALNPMVGVIDGFRWAVSGGRTALSLTALLVSAAVSLVLLGSGLAHFRKMEREFADVI, encoded by the coding sequence ATGAATAAAAGAAGCGCGGAGCCTTTCGACCTGATCATCGAGCCCAAGCAATCGGTCCGCCACTTCTGGCGCGATCTGTGGGAGTACCGCGAGCTGTTTTACTTTCTTTCCTGGCGCGACGTGCTGGTCCAATACAAGCAGACGGCGGTGGGAATCGTCTGGAGCGTGCTGCGGCCGCTCTTGACCATGCTGGTCTTCACCTTCATCTTCGGCCGGCTGGCGCGGCTGCCGGCGGAAGGTCTCCCCTACCCGGTGCTGGTATTCTGCGGCATGCTGCCCTGGCATTTTTTCGCCAGCGCCCTGACCGAGAGCAGCCAAAGCCTGGTGGGCAACGCCAACCTGATCACCAAGATCTATTTCCCGCGCCTGATCATCCCCATCTCCAGTCTCCTGGTCGGGCTGGTCGATTTTCTCGTCTCCTTCGTCATCCTGTGCGGCCTGCTTGGCTGGCACGGGCTGTGGCCCAATTGGCACTGGCTGGCCCTGCCCCTCCTGCTGCTGCTCGCCTGCGCCGCCGCCCTGGGCGCCGGGTTGTGGTTCGCGGCCTGGAACGTGAAATACCGCGACTTCCGCTATGTCATTCCCTTCGTCGTGCAGTTCGGGCTTTACATTTCGCCGGTGGGGTTTTCCAGCACGATCGTTCCCGCGGCCTGGCGTTCCCTGTACGCCCTGAACCCCATGGTCGGGGTGATCGACGGCTTCCGCTGGGCCGTCAGCGGCGGCCGCACGGCGCTGAGCCTGACCGCGCTCCTCGTTTCCGCGGCCGTTTCCCTGGTCCTGCTCGGCAGCGGGCTCGCCCATTTCCGCAAAATGGAGCGGGAATTCGCGGACGTGATCTGA
- a CDS encoding type II secretion system protein GspG, giving the protein MAAIAIPNLLVALQKGKQKATMGDMKSVGTALEIYTTDNSMVPNEDLANLNTATYFIPFYIKVLPTVDAWGTAWAYLRGTTPSDQYSITSWGRDKSIASPATSMYQVTALSDFNNNITFSNGQFTYGPVVKK; this is encoded by the coding sequence GTGGCCGCCATCGCGATTCCCAACTTGTTGGTCGCATTGCAGAAGGGCAAACAAAAAGCGACCATGGGCGATATGAAGTCAGTAGGCACCGCCTTGGAAATTTATACCACCGATAACTCGATGGTTCCCAACGAAGATTTAGCCAACCTCAACACGGCCACTTATTTCATTCCCTTTTACATCAAGGTCCTGCCCACAGTGGATGCCTGGGGAACTGCTTGGGCTTATCTAAGAGGTACAACCCCCAGCGACCAGTATTCGATCACTTCCTGGGGACGGGACAAATCAATCGCTTCCCCTGCTACCAGCATGTATCAAGTGACCGCTCTGTCTGATTTCAACAACAACATCACCTTTTCCAACGGACAGTTCACATACGGGCCCGTTGTAAAAAAATAA
- a CDS encoding O-antigen ligase family protein produces MLNYTVSGVKYLFFLRLVYFLLLFLVAAFLSRFRLQAILAPLSGGIALIVFVYGFIQKFFLFPWILKQSGWDMSPYAAALRTQVASGRIFAIFPLPTLYAMVCGLLLIFVTHYFFKANGWRKGYWALLFLLGVANLFFTQSFGGIIFFTVGMLFYLFISGIFKIKYLAPLLMVLALLFSLVLAMRFSEARQLKPVKLRFDNWLQAGRIIAQAPLLGVGLGNYETAVPAHVYPGEPASIYAHNFFLQLTAEIGVPWLILLLLLAVPWLKDNGRQLLQRENALFTALAILILLFNLFDVGNYFFAAGIGFAVACSQLSDLGGRKRGLYFWPAAVLAIVLLVNEIGVDRQKTADLWLVRGEFGRAEGCCRQALRINPLSYRSWLGMAAIAQKKGDSEAAERSYGKILEIYPGQAYANFMFSHAAFRRNAYLTALLYAGRAAAANKKNHEYQRWHEYIKTHLADRIPLSGN; encoded by the coding sequence TTGCTGAATTACACGGTAAGCGGGGTCAAGTACTTATTTTTCCTGCGCCTGGTTTATTTTTTGCTTCTTTTCCTGGTGGCTGCTTTTTTGAGCCGTTTCCGGCTGCAGGCCATCCTGGCGCCGCTGAGCGGCGGCATCGCCCTGATCGTCTTTGTTTACGGGTTCATCCAGAAATTCTTTCTTTTCCCCTGGATCCTGAAGCAGTCGGGCTGGGATATGTCGCCTTATGCGGCGGCGTTGCGCACGCAGGTCGCTTCGGGGCGCATTTTCGCCATCTTTCCCTTGCCGACATTATATGCCATGGTCTGCGGTTTGCTGCTGATTTTCGTCACCCATTATTTTTTCAAGGCGAATGGCTGGCGCAAGGGATACTGGGCCCTCCTGTTCCTGCTGGGCGTTGCCAACCTGTTCTTCACCCAATCGTTCGGCGGCATTATCTTTTTTACCGTCGGCATGCTGTTTTACCTTTTCATTTCCGGCATATTCAAGATCAAGTACCTGGCCCCCCTGCTCATGGTCCTGGCTCTGCTTTTTTCCCTGGTCTTGGCCATGCGCTTCTCCGAGGCCCGGCAGTTGAAGCCGGTCAAACTGCGTTTTGACAACTGGCTGCAGGCCGGGCGGATCATCGCCCAGGCGCCGCTGCTGGGCGTCGGGCTGGGCAACTATGAAACGGCCGTGCCGGCGCATGTTTATCCCGGTGAACCCGCTTCTATTTACGCCCATAACTTCTTTCTGCAGCTGACGGCCGAAATCGGCGTTCCCTGGCTGATCCTGCTGCTGCTGCTCGCCGTGCCCTGGCTGAAGGATAATGGCCGCCAGCTTCTGCAAAGGGAAAATGCCCTTTTCACCGCGCTCGCCATCCTGATCCTCCTTTTCAATCTTTTCGACGTCGGCAACTATTTCTTCGCCGCTGGCATCGGTTTTGCCGTCGCCTGCTCGCAGCTGTCCGACCTAGGCGGGCGGAAGCGCGGGCTCTATTTTTGGCCGGCGGCCGTACTTGCCATCGTGCTGCTGGTCAATGAGATCGGCGTCGACCGGCAAAAGACGGCCGATCTCTGGCTGGTCCGCGGCGAGTTCGGCAGGGCCGAGGGCTGCTGCCGCCAGGCCCTGCGCATCAATCCCCTTTCATACCGGTCATGGCTGGGCATGGCCGCCATCGCCCAAAAAAAAGGTGACTCTGAAGCGGCGGAGCGCAGCTACGGAAAAATCCTGGAAATCTATCCAGGGCAGGCTTATGCCAATTTCATGTTCTCGCATGCCGCTTTCCGGCGCAACGCCTACCTGACCGCCCTGCTCTACGCCGGCCGGGCGGCGGCAGCCAATAAAAAAAACCATGAATACCAGAGGTGGCATGAATATATTAAAACCCATCTTGCGGATCGGATCCCGCTTTCAGGAAATTGA
- a CDS encoding ABC transporter ATP-binding protein, with amino-acid sequence MNEVIRLESVGKKYRLRHQSSAHYQALRDVLGESLRGLGRRLRRRGRQGRVTKEDFWALRDVSLAVKQGERLGIIGRNGAGKSTLLKLLSRITAPSAGRLLLKGRVGSLLEVGTGFHPELTGRENIYLNGAILGMKRAEIRRQFDEIVAFAEVEKFLDTPVKRYSSGMYVRLAFAVAAHLDTDILLVDEVLAVGDAQFQKKCLGKMEDITRQGRTILFVSHNMSLISALCSRAVLLNAGRIESVGEVSSTILAYSKDISTLSSIDLTHFSHSGPHEYVFTKKLSLFNSEKSPCSTFTMGMPLIARIEFTCLKQFKDVEVGLKISSINHAAIHYLSSSWEGLKQDLEPGTYVYEVTIPEILLFPGKYILGTWILRDGFWSDDHVQEITAIEVIGKDITGNFCKHNIKNTFEKYAHSGGEVYLPSHWRFWRGE; translated from the coding sequence ATGAACGAAGTGATCCGCCTGGAAAGCGTCGGCAAAAAGTACCGCCTGCGCCACCAGAGCAGCGCCCATTACCAGGCCTTGCGCGACGTTCTCGGCGAAAGCCTGCGCGGCCTGGGCCGCCGGCTGCGAAGACGCGGCCGCCAGGGCCGGGTCACCAAAGAGGACTTTTGGGCCCTGCGGGACGTCTCCCTGGCCGTCAAGCAGGGCGAACGACTGGGCATCATCGGCCGCAACGGCGCCGGCAAGTCCACCCTGCTGAAGCTGCTCAGCCGCATCACCGCCCCTTCGGCGGGGCGGCTCCTGCTCAAAGGCCGGGTCGGCTCGCTGCTGGAGGTCGGCACCGGCTTTCACCCGGAATTGACCGGCCGGGAGAACATCTATCTCAACGGAGCCATCCTGGGCATGAAGCGCGCCGAGATCCGCCGCCAGTTCGACGAGATCGTGGCCTTCGCCGAGGTGGAAAAATTCCTCGACACGCCGGTCAAACGCTATTCGTCCGGCATGTACGTGCGCCTGGCCTTTGCCGTCGCCGCCCATCTGGACACCGACATCCTGCTGGTGGATGAGGTCCTCGCCGTCGGTGACGCGCAGTTCCAGAAAAAGTGCCTGGGCAAGATGGAGGACATCACCCGCCAGGGGCGGACCATTCTCTTCGTCAGCCACAACATGTCTTTGATATCCGCCCTTTGTTCTCGAGCTGTTCTTTTAAACGCCGGCCGGATTGAAAGCGTGGGCGAAGTTTCGTCGACTATCCTTGCCTATTCCAAGGATATCTCCACACTTTCTTCTATCGACCTAACCCATTTCTCCCACTCTGGCCCGCATGAATATGTTTTTACCAAAAAGTTGTCTTTGTTCAATTCGGAAAAAAGCCCATGCAGTACATTCACCATGGGAATGCCACTGATTGCCCGAATCGAGTTTACGTGCCTGAAACAGTTCAAGGATGTGGAAGTCGGCTTGAAAATCAGCAGCATCAACCATGCCGCCATTCATTACCTCAGTTCAAGCTGGGAGGGCTTGAAGCAGGATTTGGAACCCGGGACCTACGTTTATGAAGTGACCATACCGGAAATATTGCTTTTTCCCGGCAAATACATCTTGGGAACTTGGATACTCAGGGATGGATTCTGGTCAGATGACCATGTCCAGGAAATCACTGCCATTGAAGTTATCGGCAAGGATATCACCGGGAACTTTTGCAAGCACAATATCAAAAACACCTTCGAAAAATATGCCCACAGCGGAGGGGAGGTTTACCTGCCCAGCCACTGGCGATTCTGGCGTGGAGAATAA
- a CDS encoding amino acid racemase, with protein MSKSRAKTVGVLGGMGPLATALFFKKLIEATPAKKDWEHLRVIIDNDPQIPSRTRHFLYQEESPVARMIADCQKLAAYPVDFIVIPCNSASFFLPEIQPHVTVPILNIMETTARSLASNFPGIRRVAVLGGAITYHHRTYQPFLQKLGFIHVQHSPAIQQQVEALIEQIKINELGPAILKKMKTLIKQLKEKEKVEAIILGCTEFGYIAQVKAGIPVIDSTLELAKFTVQLARASAGTDRP; from the coding sequence ATGAGCAAGAGCCGAGCAAAAACAGTGGGGGTCCTCGGCGGGATGGGACCGTTGGCAACTGCCCTTTTTTTTAAAAAACTGATCGAAGCGACGCCGGCAAAAAAGGATTGGGAACACCTGCGCGTGATCATCGACAATGATCCGCAAATCCCCAGCCGCACCCGTCATTTCTTATATCAGGAGGAATCGCCGGTAGCCAGGATGATTGCCGATTGTCAAAAACTGGCAGCCTATCCGGTCGATTTCATCGTCATCCCGTGCAACAGCGCCTCATTTTTCCTCCCTGAAATCCAGCCCCACGTGACGGTCCCCATTCTGAACATCATGGAGACAACGGCCAGGAGTTTGGCTTCCAACTTTCCCGGCATCCGCCGGGTGGCCGTATTGGGAGGAGCCATCACCTATCATCATAGGACCTACCAGCCTTTCCTGCAAAAGCTGGGATTCATCCATGTTCAACATTCGCCAGCGATCCAGCAGCAAGTCGAAGCTCTCATTGAACAAATCAAGATCAATGAACTGGGCCCGGCAATCCTAAAAAAAATGAAAACGCTAATCAAGCAATTGAAGGAAAAGGAAAAAGTGGAAGCGATTATCCTGGGTTGCACCGAATTCGGCTACATCGCCCAGGTCAAGGCAGGCATCCCCGTCATCGACTCCACCCTGGAACTGGCCAAATTCACCGTCCAACTGGCGAGAGCATCCGCCGGAACAGACCGCCCATGA
- a CDS encoding methyltransferase domain-containing protein yields MIIRDSLAALSIKTELLFRGQRRIIIFEVASPGEIQFIKNILLAAIERFPKSIFYIAHCRQTKAEFNRLFPDLKRKIRHVRRRDLDMGLLAKADLFLTSEQYSLGVNGLYSICLFHGQPSKGLTFTQKILQSFDAFFMYGQLHHQALREFLRREGIELPEHLELFDIGYSKSDGLLNGHFQRAETLAGLGLDPLKKTILYAPAFDEHASLEEFGGEIIEILAADPKNNVIAKLPMECLETNRRPRQSPTVDWMEKIGRLENRYPNFRLSRSPVADPLLAAADILVTCVSSISFEFLALGKPVIFIDTPLFFSRYLKKYFPDQDTASWSSLTTINGGREFGILIKKPSELPAAIVSVSEHPACCPPEPERLRDFLLFNSGQATRAAVNEMDKLLKRGARSRRPDGHHAFHSLLAKRSKALAAAKLIALLNRLFLFSGHSLQKNGENYLPAKPTIAAAKKEKSSLCHYLENRESHPGKRGRRDRIIQRMRAAGVFKECRNACEIGAGTGMYLSQVLELARPQQYEVYETARDWVRYLKRTFSKQNDCQFRFHHADGHTLKDTKNNSCDLVHAHAVFVYTPLLTTFDYLRESVRACRPGGYIAFDCLLDTGFSIETIEAWRKTPWRFPVIVPEKLLRLWLEIQGLRIVDEFSELYGASFSNYFILQK; encoded by the coding sequence ATGATCATCCGGGACAGTTTGGCCGCCCTGTCGATCAAAACGGAACTTTTGTTCCGCGGCCAGCGCCGGATAATCATTTTCGAAGTCGCCTCGCCGGGAGAAATCCAGTTCATAAAAAATATTCTGCTGGCCGCCATCGAGCGCTTCCCGAAATCCATCTTCTATATCGCCCACTGCCGGCAAACGAAAGCGGAATTCAATCGCTTGTTCCCCGACCTGAAGAGAAAGATAAGGCATGTCCGGCGCCGTGACCTCGATATGGGGCTGCTCGCCAAAGCCGACCTGTTCCTGACCAGCGAGCAATACAGCCTGGGGGTCAATGGCCTATACAGCATCTGCCTGTTTCATGGCCAGCCTTCCAAGGGCCTGACCTTCACCCAGAAAATTCTCCAGTCATTCGACGCTTTTTTCATGTACGGCCAGCTGCACCATCAGGCGTTGCGGGAGTTTTTAAGGCGCGAGGGAATTGAGCTTCCCGAGCACTTGGAATTGTTTGACATCGGCTACAGCAAATCGGACGGACTGTTGAATGGCCATTTCCAGCGGGCGGAAACCCTGGCCGGGCTCGGTCTCGACCCCCTGAAAAAAACCATCCTCTATGCGCCGGCCTTTGATGAGCATGCTTCATTGGAGGAGTTCGGCGGCGAGATCATCGAGATTCTGGCCGCCGACCCGAAAAACAATGTCATTGCCAAGCTGCCGATGGAATGCCTTGAGACCAATCGCCGCCCGAGGCAAAGCCCGACCGTCGACTGGATGGAAAAAATCGGCCGGCTGGAAAACCGTTACCCCAACTTTCGCCTCTCCCGCAGCCCCGTGGCCGACCCGCTGTTGGCTGCCGCTGACATTCTGGTCACGTGCGTGTCCAGCATCAGTTTCGAATTTCTCGCCCTGGGAAAACCCGTCATCTTCATCGACACCCCGCTTTTTTTCTCGCGCTATTTAAAAAAGTATTTCCCCGATCAGGATACCGCCTCATGGAGCTCCTTGACGACCATCAACGGCGGGCGCGAGTTCGGGATCCTGATCAAGAAGCCCAGCGAGCTCCCCGCCGCCATCGTCTCTGTTTCCGAGCACCCGGCCTGCTGTCCGCCGGAGCCGGAAAGGCTGCGGGACTTTCTGCTCTTCAATTCCGGCCAAGCCACCCGGGCGGCTGTCAACGAAATGGATAAGCTCCTCAAGCGGGGGGCCAGAAGCCGCCGCCCGGACGGCCACCATGCTTTTCATTCGCTCCTGGCAAAACGATCGAAGGCCCTCGCTGCAGCAAAGCTGATTGCGCTTCTCAACCGGCTATTCCTTTTCTCGGGCCACTCGTTGCAGAAGAACGGTGAAAATTACCTGCCGGCGAAGCCGACCATCGCCGCCGCCAAAAAAGAAAAAAGCTCCCTCTGCCATTATCTGGAAAACCGGGAAAGCCATCCCGGCAAACGGGGCCGCCGGGATCGGATCATCCAGCGCATGCGTGCCGCCGGAGTTTTCAAAGAATGCCGGAATGCATGCGAGATTGGTGCGGGGACCGGCATGTACCTGAGCCAGGTCCTGGAACTCGCCCGCCCCCAGCAGTATGAAGTATACGAAACCGCCCGGGATTGGGTGCGCTATCTAAAAAGGACTTTTTCGAAGCAAAATGACTGCCAATTCCGGTTTCATCACGCCGACGGCCACACCTTGAAAGATACAAAAAACAACTCGTGCGATCTGGTACACGCCCATGCCGTCTTCGTTTACACCCCGTTGCTGACCACGTTCGATTATCTTCGGGAATCCGTCCGAGCCTGCCGGCCCGGAGGATACATCGCCTTCGATTGCCTGCTGGACACGGGCTTCAGCATCGAGACGATCGAGGCCTGGCGGAAAACGCCGTGGCGCTTCCCCGTGATCGTCCCTGAAAAATTGCTCCGCCTTTGGCTGGAAATTCAGGGCTTGCGGATCGTCGATGAATTTTCAGAATTGTATGGTGCTTCATTTTCCAATTACTTCATCCTGCAAAAATGA
- a CDS encoding class I SAM-dependent methyltransferase: MSVFDAGYAGWYDTLYGEKDYPGECAYLQELFQRRGVTPKAIIDLGCGTGGHALLLAQRGYAVTAVDRSAAMLQTARDKAACAGLNVDFRQEDITRMGWRENFDAAIAMFAVAGYLAEDREMEDFLTGVMRSLRPGGIFIFDGWYGPGVLRERPATRRLEIPLGDGEVLLRSAEPRLDIQAQTVEIHYRLQHTRAGAVIAESEERHLMRFFFPRELCALLHQAGFVDVSLHPWLEPDQPLQEQHWHFSAVAAKRK; encoded by the coding sequence ATGAGCGTGTTCGACGCCGGGTACGCCGGCTGGTACGACACCTTGTACGGCGAAAAGGATTACCCGGGCGAATGCGCCTACCTGCAGGAGCTGTTTCAGCGCCGAGGCGTGACCCCGAAAGCCATCATCGACCTGGGCTGCGGCACCGGCGGCCATGCCTTGCTGCTGGCGCAGCGCGGCTATGCCGTGACCGCCGTAGACCGCTCGGCCGCCATGCTCCAGACGGCGCGGGACAAGGCGGCGTGCGCCGGCCTGAACGTGGATTTCCGCCAGGAGGATATCACCCGCATGGGCTGGCGGGAGAACTTCGACGCCGCTATTGCCATGTTCGCCGTAGCCGGCTATTTGGCCGAAGACCGGGAGATGGAGGATTTCCTGACCGGCGTAATGCGCAGCCTGCGGCCGGGCGGCATCTTTATCTTCGACGGCTGGTACGGCCCAGGCGTCCTGCGCGAACGGCCGGCGACGCGGCGGCTGGAAATCCCTTTGGGCGACGGCGAGGTACTGCTGCGCTCGGCCGAGCCCCGCCTGGACATTCAGGCGCAAACCGTGGAAATACACTACCGCTTGCAGCATACGCGGGCGGGAGCCGTCATCGCCGAAAGCGAAGAGCGTCACCTGATGAGGTTCTTTTTCCCGCGCGAATTGTGCGCCCTGCTGCACCAGGCCGGGTTCGTCGACGTTTCCCTGCATCCCTGGCTTGAGCCCGATCAGCCGTTGCAGGAGCAGCACTGGCATTTCAGCGCCGTCGCCGCAAAAAGAAAATGA
- a CDS encoding class I SAM-dependent methyltransferase: protein MPPNKVPFRFWNNMQGVSPPLIGVHGMGGGGLIEVCYRHYFEFRHLQNICNFRKDMKVLELGCGNGRWALSIAPQVKAYVGVDFSHSALQVAQKQVEKNRSKNISLIEKNIVEFMGADKYDLIYLSGVSQYLSDEEFQLTLEHIRPCCHPATVIVDRSTINLKQREIMENGDYWALFRTANELERLLKSIGFALIYRKRSYRFLRGGKLLRQPRLNKWLAKLVYWTRPLSFHVLHLATILADAIKPISFEGGMRSHDFLVFKQP, encoded by the coding sequence ATGCCTCCAAATAAAGTTCCTTTCCGTTTTTGGAATAATATGCAGGGTGTTTCTCCGCCACTGATCGGAGTTCACGGCATGGGTGGAGGCGGGCTAATAGAAGTTTGCTACCGACACTATTTTGAATTTCGTCATCTACAAAATATCTGTAACTTCCGCAAGGATATGAAGGTTTTGGAATTGGGATGCGGCAATGGCCGGTGGGCACTTTCTATAGCGCCACAAGTGAAGGCCTATGTCGGTGTTGACTTCAGTCATTCGGCTTTGCAGGTTGCCCAAAAACAAGTTGAAAAAAACAGATCGAAAAATATATCGCTCATCGAAAAAAACATCGTCGAATTCATGGGCGCGGACAAATATGACCTGATTTATCTGAGCGGCGTCAGCCAATATTTGTCGGATGAAGAGTTTCAGCTTACCCTGGAGCACATCCGCCCCTGTTGCCACCCGGCGACGGTCATCGTGGACAGAAGCACCATCAATCTCAAGCAAAGGGAAATCATGGAAAACGGAGATTACTGGGCCCTGTTCCGCACCGCCAACGAATTGGAACGGCTTTTAAAAAGCATCGGTTTTGCGCTCATTTACAGAAAAAGAAGTTACCGTTTTTTAAGGGGGGGGAAACTCCTCCGCCAGCCGCGGTTGAATAAATGGTTGGCCAAGCTGGTTTACTGGACGCGACCGCTTTCCTTCCACGTGCTGCACCTGGCTACCATCCTGGCCGACGCCATCAAGCCAATTTCATTTGAAGGCGGAATGCGCTCGCACGATTTTCTCGTCTTTAAACAACCATGA
- a CDS encoding DegT/DnrJ/EryC1/StrS aminotransferase family protein, which yields MIPVSEPLIGRQEARWVRECLETGWISSEGRFIPAFESAFADLCGRRHGVAVNNGTNALILALRALALPAGSEVIVPAFTIISCALACIDNGLVPVFVDAERDTWNMAIDQIEARISPRTRAIMAVHIYGHPVDMDGLQAIADRHHLLVIEDFAEAIASEYRGKKCGSFGRVSCTSFYANKLISTGEGGMCLTDDEELAAAMRRLRNLAFVPEQRFVHQELGFNFRMTNIQAAIGLGQLANTKSRLKKKIVMAKRYRSLLADLERRGLIVLPAQRPQTVNSYWMFGILLTKKSGCQAAAVMKELAEKGIQTRPFFYPLHRQPAFRPFPWFKEMSLPVSEELYQYGLYLPSGLTLRKAQMEKVAAALAEILP from the coding sequence ATGATACCGGTCAGTGAACCGCTCATCGGCCGTCAGGAAGCGCGCTGGGTGCGGGAATGCCTGGAGACCGGCTGGATCTCATCCGAAGGCCGCTTCATTCCCGCTTTCGAATCCGCCTTCGCGGACCTCTGCGGCCGCCGCCACGGCGTGGCGGTAAACAACGGTACCAACGCCCTGATCCTGGCGCTGCGGGCGCTGGCACTGCCGGCCGGCAGCGAAGTAATCGTCCCAGCGTTCACCATCATCTCCTGCGCCCTGGCCTGCATCGATAACGGCCTGGTCCCCGTTTTTGTCGACGCCGAAAGGGACACCTGGAACATGGCCATCGATCAGATCGAAGCCCGGATCTCCCCCCGTACCAGGGCCATCATGGCCGTGCACATCTACGGCCACCCGGTTGACATGGATGGGCTGCAAGCCATTGCTGACCGCCACCACTTATTGGTCATCGAGGACTTCGCCGAAGCCATCGCTTCGGAGTACAGGGGGAAAAAATGCGGGAGTTTCGGCCGCGTCAGCTGCACCAGCTTTTACGCCAACAAGTTGATCTCCACCGGCGAAGGCGGCATGTGCCTGACCGATGACGAGGAACTGGCCGCGGCCATGCGCCGCCTGCGCAACCTGGCCTTCGTGCCCGAGCAGCGTTTCGTCCACCAGGAACTCGGTTTCAATTTCCGCATGACCAATATCCAGGCCGCCATCGGCCTGGGGCAGCTGGCAAACACCAAGTCCCGCTTGAAGAAAAAAATCGTTATGGCCAAACGTTACCGTTCCCTGCTGGCCGACCTGGAGCGGCGCGGCTTGATCGTCCTGCCGGCGCAGCGGCCGCAGACCGTCAACAGTTACTGGATGTTCGGCATCCTGCTGACGAAAAAAAGCGGCTGCCAGGCCGCGGCGGTGATGAAGGAGCTGGCCGAAAAAGGGATCCAGACACGCCCGTTCTTTTACCCACTGCACCGCCAACCCGCCTTCCGGCCGTTCCCCTGGTTCAAAGAAATGAGTTTGCCGGTCAGCGAGGAGCTGTATCAATACGGATTGTACCTGCCTTCCGGGCTGACCTTGCGCAAGGCACAGATGGAGAAAGTAGCCGCGGCACTGGCGGAGATTTTGCCATGA